The nucleotide window agaaagtgaaagagttgatgaatgtaCAAATGCTAAAGAAGTATGAGATACTCTGAAAATACATCATGAGGgtacatctcatgtcaaagaaactagaattgacattggagtcagaaaatttgaagtctttgaaatgagtgaaaatgaaaccattgatgagatgtatgcaagatttactacaatagtaaatgaaatgagatctcttggaaaggcatattcaactcatgatagaattagaaaaattctGAGATGTCTTCCAAGTGTGTGGAGACCTATGGTCACTGCAATCACTCAGGCCAAAGATTTAAAATCTATGAACCTGGAAGATCTCATTGGTTCACTAAGAGCTCATGAAGTTGTACTTCAAGGAGACAAACCAGTGAAGAAGGTAAAAACACTTGCCTTAAAAGCATCTCAGCAAACCCCATCAGTTGCTGATGAAGATGTGCAAGAACCACAAGAATTAgaagaagttcatgaagaagaagctgaagatgaacttGCACTAATCTCTAAAAGAATTCAAAGGATGATGCTGAGAAGAAATCAGATCAGAAAGAAGTTTCCAAAGACCAACATCAGCATCAAAACTGAAGCTGACAAAAGTCAAGTCACTTGCTATGGATGCAACAAAACTGGACATTTCAAAAATGAATGTCCTGACATCAAAAAGGTTCAAAGAAAACCTCCCTTCAAGAAGAAGGCAATGATCACATGGGATGACATGGAAGAATCAGATTCTCAAGAAGATGCAGAAACAGACATGGGACTGATGGCTCAGTCAGATGATGAGGAAGAGGTAATTATCTATAAAACTGATTCTCTATATAAagatcttgaaaataaaattgatagtctcttatatgattcaaacttcttaactaatagatgtcactctttaatcaaagaactttctgagataaaagaagaaaaagaaatacttcaGAACAAGTATAATGAGTCTAGAAAGACCATAAAAATTCTGCAAGATTCTCATTTTGACatgtcagaaaaacaaagagagataaacagaaaacaaaaaggcaTTATGTCTGTACCTTCTGAAgtacaaaaggaaaacatactTTTGAAGAAGGAAGTTGAAACATTGAAAAAGGATCTGACAGGGTTTATAAAATCTACagaaacttttcaaaacataGTAGGATCTCAAAATGAGAGTACTAAGAAATCTGGCTTAGGCTTTAAGGATCCAAGCAAAATTATTGGAAGTTTTGTACCTAAAGCTAAAATAAGAGTTAAATGTTGTTTCTGTGATAAGTATGGACATAATGAATCAGTAtgtcatgttaagaaaaaatttatcaaacaaaataatttaaatcttaGTTCAGAACGTTCTCATCTCAATAGATCAGAAAGTTCACACAAGGCTGAAAAGGCTAAGAAGACATGTTTCTACTGTAACAAATCTGATCATAAAAGACAGAATGTTACTTTCAGAAAAGATCTCTTAGAAGAACTAACCCTCAAGGACCCAACATTACATGGGTAcctaaaatttttatcttgtcaaatgTAGGTCCTGCCTCAAGGTGCAAGAACAAAACCATGGTACCTGGATAGTGGTTGTTCTAGGCACATGACAGGTGACAGGAATTGTTTtctaacttttgaaaagaaggatggagGACTAGTGACATTTGGAAATAATGACAAAGGTAAAATCAGAGGTAAAGGTACTATAGGTAATCTTAACTCtgctaaaatagaaaatgttcagtatgtggaaggtttaaaacataatctacttagcataagtcaattgtgtgatagtggatttgaagttatttttaaacctaacatatgtgaagtcagacaaacctcctctaacaaattgtttttttctggttcaagaagaaagaacttatatgttttagaaCTAAATGATATGCCTGCTGAATCTTGTTTTATATCTcttgaaaaagacaaatggatctggcacaaaagggctggtcatataagcatgaaaaccattgctaaactctctcaacttgatctagttagaggtttgcctaagattagctttgaaaaggacagaatctgtgaagcatgtgttaaaggtaaacaagtaaaaagtagttttaaaactattgagTTTATCTCAACTCAGAAACCTTTAGAGCTTCTTCATATTGATCTGTTTGGTCCTGTTCAAACTGCAAGTCTAACTGGCAAAAGATATGGATTCGTTATCGTTGATGATTTCTCCAGATTTACATGggtgctatttttaaaacataaagatgaatcttttgaagcatttcaaaacttttgcaaaagagttcaaaatgaaaaaggttataatatcatcacagttaggagtgatcatggaggagaatttgaaaatgcatccttcaaaacattctttgatgaaaatggtattaaacataatttttcttgtgcaagaactccacaacaaaatggagttgttgaaagaaaaaatagaaccttgcaagaaatggcaagaacaatgttaaatgaatcaaatgttgaaaattacttttgggcagaagccattaacacatcttgttacattttgaatagagtttctataagaaaggttcttaacaaaacaccatatgaactctggaaaaatatcaaacctagcatatcttactttcacatttttggctgctattgttacatactgaacaataaagaaaaattgggtaagtttgatcctaaatcagataaagctatctttttaggatactctacaacttctaaaggttatagagtgtacaatctaaaaacccagacagttgaaattagtatgcatatcatatttgatgaatatgatgaacattctaaacctaaagagaatgaagacactgaagcacaaacacttcagaatgttccaGTTCAAAATACTGAGAACACagtagagaaagaagatgatcagaatgttcaagatCAATCTCTTCAAAGTCCACCTAGAAGCTGGAGAATGGTAGGGGATCATCCTACTGATCAAATCATTGAAAGCACAactgatggtgtaagaaccagattgtcctttcaagataacaacatGGCAATGATCTCTCAAATGGAACCCAAGTCAATAAATGAAGCCATTATTGATGACTCTTGGATTGAGGCCATGAAGGAAGAACTTTCtcagtttgaaagaaacaaagtttggaacttggttccaaataatcaagataaaaccatcattggaacaagatgggtttttagaaacaagcttgatgaagaaggtaaggttgtcagaaacaaagcaaggttagttgctcaaggttacaaccaacaagaaggtattgactatgatgagacctttgcaccagttgcaaggttagaagccatcagaattcttcttgcttatgctgcacataaaagcattaaactttttcaaatggatgtgaaaagtgcatttttaaatggttttctaaatgaagaagtttatgtaagtcaaccacctggattcataaacaaagaaaaaccaaatcatgttttcaaattaacaaaagctctttatggtcttaaacaagctcctagagcttggtatgacagacttagcacatttttaattgaaaatggtttttcaagaggaaaaattgataccacactttttagaaaaacacataatactgacttgcttattgttcaagtatatgtggatgacattatttttggtgctactaaaataaaaatgtgtgaagaattttccaaccttatgcaaagtgaatttgagatgagcatgatgggtgaacttggttttttccttggtttacaaatcaaacaacattcaaatggaattttcataagtcaagaaaagtatgtcaaagacattcttaagaaatataaaatgaatgaggcaaaaatcatgagcacccctatgcatccatcttcaagtttagataaggatgagagtggaaaatctatttctgaaaaagaatatagaggcatgataggttcattattatatttgactgcTAGCAGACCTGACATAGTGTTTGCAGTTGGAttatgtgctagatttcaaacatgtgcaaaggaatctcacttaactgcagttaaaagaatatttagatatctagtaggtactactgatcttggcctttggtatagaaaaggttctagttttgatcttgtagcctattgtgatgctgattatgctggagacaaagtTGAAAGGAAGAGCACAAGTGGATCCTGTCAATTCTTGGGACaagcattgattggatggtcttgcagaaagcaaaacaccattgcactctccacaactgaagctgagtatgtatctgcagctagttgctgctctcaaattttatgggtaagaaatcagctggaagattactctctaaggtacacaagtgttcctatttattgtgataatacaagtgcaattaatctttctaagaatcctattcagcattctaggtctaaacatattgaaataaaacatcatttcattagagaccatgttcagaaaaagaatattgcattaagctttgttgatactgaaaatcaattggctgacattttcacaaaaccccttgttgaggatagattcaattttcttaaagaaaaattgttaatcatgaaaaatcccaataaaGATTGATTACTGATCACTAAGGGCCTTAAACTAAACCCCTTGATGTCATCTGATACAAATCAGATAGATCCATCTCAATCCCACactcatcagaatgttcctgagtTCAGAATGTTCCTGAGCTCAGAATGTTCATCAGGTCAGAATGTTcaaatgatcagaatgttcattgcAATATTCATACGATCAGAACATTCACAAGTTTGTTCATCTGAGTTTATCCATTCATGAtgttcttgaaattttttttttcagaaccCAAATTCTGGGTCAAACAATCTCATGCGTGAGATCTTGttttgacttgttcaaaaaatccATCCATAATCTTAAGCATTTAATGCTTGGTTATAAGAAGTCATGTTTAAGGTTTAACCACCATGTAATGGCTtatccatcaaatcatccaaaatccattcatcttcccaaacggctactttttcctttctctctcctaGGCGTTGCTTTTTTTTTGACAGTTTTTCATCCTTCCCAATGCTAACTGTCATCATATCACtactattctttttctcttgcacGTTTTGTCTATATAATCAGTTACCAACTCTAATTATTTCACTTCCATCTCATTTCCCAAAAATTCAAACTGCTctgttcttcattttctgaaaaaatggCTAGAACCAAAACTACCCCAAGACTTTCCGAAGAACATTTTCAACCACCACCATCCAACACCGCTGCTGATCAAAACTCTGATCAACAACTTTTGAGTGAAACCCCTGTACGCACCATTCTTCAGGACGTAATCATTCCTGCTTCTGAAAAtcccaaatcttccaaaaccagATCCTCTAAGTAACCCATCATCAAACCCAGACCAATACCTACCAGACGATCAACAAGGATGAAGAAACCTTTGAAGAAACCAAAGGTATCTCACGTGAATCTAGATTCTgacgaagaaaaagaagatgatgaagactcTGAGGATGAAACAGAGGAAGATccagaagaagaggatgaagactCTGAACAAACTCTTTCTGACGCAATGAAATCAGTAAAAGCTTCCTCAAAAAGGGATAAGGAACTTACAAAGATAATACTTCAAAGGAGGAAGGAGATTGCTGCTGAAGCTATGCCCTTATCTGAGGAAAAGACctctgaagatgaagaagcaagTGAAGAGGAAGAATCTGAAGAAAAggctgaaaaagaagaagagaaaggctCTTCTAAGAAGCATGGGAAAGGTAAAGATATTACCAAACTTGCTGCTACCTTAAAAGCTTCAAGGGCAGAAAAGATTGCTCTCAGACCAATGTGTAGAACCAAGTATTTCAACCTTGAAAGACTGGAAACCAAGGCATGGAATATGAAGGAGTTCACTGAACCTCAAGGATGGACCAACTTCATAACTCTTCAAGAACACACCTATGAAGACTTGGTCAGAGAGTTCTACACCAACCTATCAGTTCAGgaaaagaagaatggaaatgagAAGTTTCTCATATCATCAGTCAAAGGTGTAAAGATCAAGATGACTCAGGAATTTGTCTCTGAAGCATTCAAAATTCCAAATGAAGGTAATCAGCTATACTCTAGCTTCTGGTTTGATGAGTCTAGAGTTAACCGTAACAAACTCATAGTTAAATACACCAAAGAAAATCACACCTTTAACTCCACAAACCTGGAAGATACTCCCAAAATTCTTCACAACATGATTAGGCATTGTCTTTTACCTAGATGTGGATCTTTTGAACTTGTCTCTGACATAGATCCTTGTTTCATCTACCATCTCATGAAAAAGATTAAGTTAAATCTGTGTTTTATCATTATTCAACACATGATTGATTCATGTCTAGCCATAAAACAAACATCTGCTGGACTACCCTATGGAATGCATCTCACTTCCATTTTTCAAAAGGCAAAAGTGCCCCTTGAAGGAGAGAAACGCAAGCTGGATTTTATGACcttttcttccaagaccttaggTCAACTCCATATTACTTCATCCAACATGCCAGCCTCCAAAACTTCTGGACCCTCTGGATCTGGTAAAAGAAAttctgatcagaatgttcagaaagCTGTGAAGAAAAGAAGGGTTGAAGAGATTACAGATACCAAAACTCCCTCTCCACCAGCAGAAAATTTGTTCTCTGAAGTCTCCAAGCTTGCAAAGGAGATTGTTGAAGAAGGAAGCTCGCAGTTCAAAACCTTGATTGGAGAAGATGATGCTCAGAAGGTTGATGATGCATCTCTTCAAAAAGAAGCTGAGAAAGTCAATCAAGCTGAGGAAAGTGAAGAAATCCCTCAAGATGTTGTTCCCAACTCTGTTGATCAAAATCaaagagttgaagaaaatattgagtTTGATACTCAGAATGTTGATGGAGAAACTCAGGAAGTGGCTGAGCTCTTAGCTTCAAATATgaacattgaagaagaagctcaAGATGTGGAGTTCTCAACTGGATTTGATCTCAATATTGAAGATATCAACATTGACTTCAATAGTGAGTTGTTTCAAGATGGACAAGAAACAACTCAGCAAGCTCAAGAAGGTCAGAATGTTGAAATTCCTGctgttcagaatgttcagaagGTTGAAACTTCTGCCGGTCAGAATGTTGCAGTAACTGAAGCCCAGAATGATGAAGGTATTCATGTCATGGCTGATCAAGACAATCAAGAGCTTGATGATCAGCATGCCTCAAATGAACTTCCTCCAGATGGCCAGCTGTCAGTTGATCCCATGCCTTTGGCATCAGGATCTCTGCCCTCTGAGGAGGTACAGCTCATGGCCCAAAATGGTCAAAATGTTAACCCATCATCCTCCTCCATGGATTCTGTTGCAGGTGCTACCAACTTCTTGGTCTCTGACCTTCCTACTCCACCTTTCATTCCTTCAtccacaccaccaccaccaccaccacaaataAAGACCACCACAAGAAGCAAACTTCCAAACATGGCTGCTTTATTTGACTCTCTCAACACCTTTGTGTCTGCAAACAGAGTGCAAGCTGTAGCCTCTGGTCCTGCTGAACCTGCTAAGCCTTTAAGAGCAGAGAAGATAGCCTCAAGGGCACTTAGAGTCTCCACCAAGACCCACAAAATTGCTTGTGTGCTGGCTGACTGGACTGTCAAAGTCCATGCTCCTGGTTTGGCCATTCCACCTCCAGTATTTGATGACCCCTCCATCTTTGAAGCAGAACCCTCTTCTGATTCTGGAGACTCCACTCCATGAATCTTTTCAGAAGTCCTCCCtatcctttttgcagatgacaaaaggggagaagctttaggattcaaagtctttaagtttttttttagttataggcCCTAAGTATGTCTAGGTGATCAATTGATATTGGAATTTATAAATTCCATCTTTTGCTTTTCTTGATCACATgcactttgattttcttttttgtttttgaaccatcTTTTCATGTAATgtacttcatgttatatcaaatgaatgaatattgattttggttcagtcttgcatatttttactttatgcaaaagattatgaaattgagggggagctttttaaagttcttaaaaactctgcattatggattataaaaatgagggggagcattaaaataaattttttagctctgttatataatcaaaatccttaatcctaaatcataagtttatcatcttcaaaaagggggagattgttgaggcaaaatccctaattaattttaaagataataaacaaatatgattaaagaattaatggactttgattaattccttggtatttaacttgtgctcttgagtgttttcactaagacaggaacaaggtttgaatcataccaagatgcataaaatcaaaggacattgaatccatgaactaattctaaagttcagaaagttagttcagaatgttgatcagaaagttgatcagaacgttctgatcagagttcagaagcaaccctgttcagaagcaaccttgctcagaagcaaccctgttcagaagcaaccttgctcagaagcaaccctgttcagaagcaaccttgttcagaagcaaccctgttcagaagcaacccagttcagaaggttgttcagaacccagttcagaaggttgttcagaagcaaccagttcagaagcaacctagttcagaaggttgttcagaagcaaccagttcagaagcaacctagttcagaaggttgttcagaagcaacctagttcagaaggttgttcttatacaagccaagaatctcaagaactgtgatcaaggtcatgcaaggcacatgtgacatgaatatatgtccaggaaagtacatttgcatggatcaatcaagcaataaaggcatatacaagagttatgtcaaagaaggcattcaatgttcatttaagactatgaacattgatgtactaggaatatttcacaaaggaatatcatcctagatgttattatcactgttcttcattattgtttcactattaggatttgattacatcaaatgatagtcttacaaatcattctaagtgaaacagatggaacattctgatgatcagaatgttcaagctcagctcatgcttactttatgaacagtatagtaggtgaaaagcaaaaagcaaaagcaaagcaaatctgtcatcttcaacaagagatagacacgtctgagagttggtactgaacaaggacaacacaatctctcaaagcatgggcatgaagatacagaatcccactaaatcctcctgcaccggttccaagacaaaacctgggaaaggaacattatgatgtatgaagaaaagtccatacattgattattgtccagaaattcatatggaaagcatatgcatagcccagaacttcatgtgttcattcatacatgatgaacccagatgaagaacatgatgaacccagatgaagatcatcatgaacacaacaacattctgatgttcatcagagatcagaatgtttgcccagaatttcaagttaaagcttgtgggacccaggacacatggcataacaccattggacaccctacaacggctatatgagcccaaagactctataaatagagggcttggccttagcaaaacttgcaccattgcaaagcatacaagaaaacaactctgattttgtttgaagcttttgcaaactgaaattgatcaatctctaagtctttcatcaacttagtgcaaatcaatactcttgttatctgtaggataacctcttcttcttctttcattgtttgtttcacaaacacccaacttccatacaaattgtaacaaagtctcatctagcttttagaggtcctaaagtgttaggttgagcaaaggttgtaaaagtctaagtggttaacttagcaagaaggtgcaagcctgctgaggcttagagaatacaggattgtaattgttcaggtaaacaagattgtaaggtgcaggacttgagaggttatctcaagcatcttagtggaaactctcacaggattgtggggagtggactagcccacattgggtgaaccactataactctttgtgtgttctttctttcttctctatactcttttatttacagtatacacaacacacacttacacttatactttattaaacaattttgtttatgaacttcagaacattctgaagtcagaaagttaacataattccaagtaaacaacttgagaatcatttttaagtttcaggataatttttaaagggtcacaattcaaacccccccttccttgtgactattttatctacttcaatgaTATAATCTTCCAAAGCAAGGAGCATCGTAGAATGTGCCTTCTCTACCAGAGTTTCAATATCAGCTGGTAGAGGGTTTGGCGCAGGCTTTAACAAAGGTGTCCATAGACCCTGCTGTTTAAGCAACGCCCGAATCTTGATCTGCCGCAAACGAAAATTATACCTCCTAGTGAACTTGTCGAGTTTCAAACTTTTACCTCCAGTCATCGTTCCCGCCTAACAAATCGGAACCAACTTTTGATTCTAGTTTGTTATAACAGGACGCGAGAATAATGACAATAATAGTAAAAGACATAATGAAAAACGACACAAGATTTAACGTGGTATCCAGCAATGTGCTGACTATTCCATGGGTAGAGCTACTGAAAAGAATTCACTATAATCGATAATTACAGATACTGAATAGTAAATGTACGCTAGCTATAGCAAAACACACAAACTATTGGCGCAACAAATACTAACACAcaatacttttatttataatgcCAAGTCTTTGCATATTCCTTCATATTATCCGACGTGAGGCATATTCCTTCATATTAttccaatttaaaaatgaatatccattgttttattatataataagaAGTCGTTGAGTTGATCTGGTGGTGTAGGTTTAAGACCTTAGAATGTGCTACTCCTCTagtctcaagttcgattcttcTTAGTACCAATTTAAATGGACtagtttaacttaaaaataaaaaatcatatcttGTAATAGAACAACTAACAACGTAAACTTTTTCAAAGTTAAAAACCTAAGACACTTGTGGGTGTAATGATTTAGTTCTGAATGTGGAATTTGCTttagttatttttaattaaaaactattTCATCTTGgtcattttttaacatttccttGGTCATTCTTTAATATATAATGAGCAAATTGCATTTAACTAATTTATATTGGTGACTTGAAAATATGTTGTTTAAGGAGACCATATTtgtattgtaaaataaaaaactaaaaagaagaCCATACTTGTTATTGGTAGTTTCAAACACTTGTTTACACCTCTTTGTTAACTTTCTATGCTAATTGGAATTgcaataattatatttctttttgcaaaagctactgaaatattttttaactgaCATACACACAACTTTGaagagtttttaaaaaaaaaaatatgtttagtgTACACTTATTGAGTGTGTtagattaattattaatttattatgtaTTAAATGATTGTTGAAAATATGGAGCATTgaaatatcattattttttcttcaaacttttatgatacATAATTTAATGAAAAGACATTCTCGTTCTTTTTAATGTTCTCATTATCATGCACATGGTTAGTGGGTTGGTAATGGCAtaacaataatatataattacataaaatgatTACTATGATTGTTTAGTAGAGGCAGCCAAGTATATAAAGGGATGAGAAGCATACATAATCAATCACACAGATATATCCTCTTACATTCACACAATCATCAATAAACTTTCATTCACTACAATGCCTTCTACAACTTTCACTGTTCGTCCAAATGCTGGGTTTAGCCTAGCAGATCTACCCAACTTACAACCAGGAGACAACCTACACATCAAAGGCCTTCAGAATTTGAGAAATGGAGGGGATGTTAGAGAACCTAACTTAAGTAGTATGCGATTAAATCGCTTACACTTGGCTTGGGATCGCAATACCAATTCTACCAATTCTGCTGAGGAAGTTCTCGGAGCCCTTAGGCCTCATAGAGATCTCACGGGTTTCAGGTTGAGCGGTTACCGGGGAATGAATATTCCAAACTGGATGACAGATATTTCTATTTTGGGACGTTTGGTTGATGTTAAACTCATGAATTGCATAAACTGTAGCCAACTTCCTCCACTTGGTAAATTACCTTTTTTAAACACTCTTTATCTATCTCAAATGACAAATGTGAAGTACATTGATGATTCACCTTATGAAATTTCAACCGAAAATGCTTTTCCGTCATTAACGGAAATGACACTATTTGATTTACCTAATTTAGAGAGGGTGTTGAGAATCGAAGGAGTAGAGATGCTATCACAACTTTCTAAGTTAAGCATTCAGAGTATCCCTCAATTTGAACTTCCAAGCCTTCCCTCTGTTAAGGAAGTTTATGTTGGAGGAGAAACTGAAGAGGATATTGATCATGAAGCATCTTTCCTGAGAGATATTGCAGGTAAGATGCCTAACCTCAAAGAACTTATGATTGACGCCTTTCATCAACTCACGGTACTACCTAATGAACTCAGCTCTCTCCGTTCCCTAGAAGAACTATACATAATAGATTGTAATAAGCTTGAGTCCATTCCTAATAATGTATTTTATGGTTTGATTTCTCTTCGAATTTTGAGCTTTGTAATCTGCCATAGCTTAAATTCCTTGCCCCAAAGTGTGACAACCCTAACTAGTCTTCAGAGACTTATAATACACTATTGTCCCGAACTCATTTTACCAGCTAATATGAACATGTTAAATTCCCTTCGTGAAGTGAGTATCATGGGTGGGGATAGAAGGCGCGGGATATATAACGGCTTAGAAGACATTCCCTTGCTGCAAAATTTGTCTCTGAGAGATTTTCCTTCTCTTAGATCTTTGCCAGACTGGTTGGGAGACACGCTATCTCTTCAGGAATTAGAAATTAGTAAGTTTCCTAAGTTAACCTCGTTACCAGACAACTTTGACCAACTCGAAAACTTGCAGAAACTATGTATTGATAGATGTCCTAGGCTTGTGAACCGACTCGCAAGAAGAACAGGTGAAGATTGGTATAAGATAGCTCATGTTCCTATATTGAGTTTGAGATTGGAATCAGATGTTGTGCATCCAATTAACggtaatttaaagattttgcTATAATTTAGTAAATAAGTTACGTTTTTTACTAAAGCCAGTATTCTCATAAAATTCTTGATGTTTTCTAACACATTGAATTGTTATGTGCAGAAGAAGAGTATAGCAATTCAGACAATGAATTGGACATGGAGGTTGATGAGCCATGAGTGATGAACATGTATATGATTCAAAt belongs to Medicago truncatula cultivar Jemalong A17 chromosome 6, MtrunA17r5.0-ANR, whole genome shotgun sequence and includes:
- the LOC11437701 gene encoding putative disease resistance protein RGA1, whose product is MPSTTFTVRPNAGFSLADLPNLQPGDNLHIKGLQNLRNGGDVREPNLSSMRLNRLHLAWDRNTNSTNSAEEVLGALRPHRDLTGFRLSGYRGMNIPNWMTDISILGRLVDVKLMNCINCSQLPPLGKLPFLNTLYLSQMTNVKYIDDSPYEISTENAFPSLTEMTLFDLPNLERVLRIEGVEMLSQLSKLSIQSIPQFELPSLPSVKEVYVGGETEEDIDHEASFLRDIAGKMPNLKELMIDAFHQLTVLPNELSSLRSLEELYIIDCNKLESIPNNVFYGLISLRILSFVICHSLNSLPQSVTTLTSLQRLIIHYCPELILPANMNMLNSLREVSIMGGDRRRGIYNGLEDIPLLQNLSLRDFPSLRSLPDWLGDTLSLQELEISKFPKLTSLPDNFDQLENLQKLCIDRCPRLVNRLARRTGEDWYKIAHVPILSLRLESDVVHPINEEEYSNSDNELDMEVDEP